The following proteins come from a genomic window of Miscanthus floridulus cultivar M001 chromosome 2, ASM1932011v1, whole genome shotgun sequence:
- the LOC136538669 gene encoding transcription termination factor MTERF8, chloroplastic-like, with the protein MLRLRNCILPHLFSSSRRSTSCIAPLHRLLSGSAAAASNPFTVADYLVARCGLSGEQALKASKSIPGLRSPSKPDAVIAFLAGLDISGTDLATVVAKDPRLLCADVGKTLSPRVAELRSLGLSSHQVGQVVLAAQTRIRSRSLGRNFEFWLGVFGSFDELLRFVKMNGSLLSVNLDKVAKPNLALLQRCGMQISDIPSTFLSRVLVRSTKHLQETLARVAELGIQQGSWAFPFAFMRFAIFNREKLDSNIQLFEKLGWSRDDIASAVRKAPNILNLAPERVHKNLDFLMGDVGLQMPDIVHRPVLLLYSVERRLLPRYYLMKFLKDRGLMTSSLSFSTIALMGNDNLLGKLVLPHEMSVPGLAAAYASSCAGKHQWELLGDMTKENRKS; encoded by the coding sequence ATGCTCCGCCTCCGAAATTGCATTCTCCCACATCTATTCTCCTCGTCCCGCCGCTCCACCTCCTGCATCGCCCCCCTCCATCGCCTCCTCTccggctccgccgccgccgcgagcaaCCCCTTCACGGTCGCGGACTACCTCGTCGCCAGATGCGGCCTCTCCGGAGAGCAGGCCCTCAAGGCATCCAAAAGTATCCCCGGCCTCAGGTCTCCCTCGAAGCCCGACGCCGTCATCGCCTTCCTGGCCGGCCTCGACATCTCCGGCACCGACCTCGCCACCGTCGTCGCCAAAGATCCCAGACTCCTCTGCGCCGACGTGGGGAAGACCCTGTCCCCCCGCGTCGCCGAGCTCCGCAGCCTCGGCCTGTCGAGCCACCAGGTCGGCCAGGTAGTACTCGCCGCCCAGACCCGGATCCGCAGCCGCTCGCTCGGCCGCAATTTTGAATTCTGGCTTGGGGTCTTCGGCTCCTTCGACGAGCTCCTGCGGTTCGTCAAGATGAACGGCAGTCTCCTCAGCGTCAACCTCGACAAGGTTGCCAAGCCCAACCTGGCCCTCCTTCAGCGATGCGGGATGCAGATTTCCGATATTCCCAGCACTTTCTTGTCCCGGGTACTTGTCAGGAGCACTAAGCACCTCCAGGAAACTCTGGCACGCGTTGCCGAGTTGGGAATCCAGCAGGGCTCGTGGGCGTTCCCCTTCGCGTTCATGAGGTTTGCGATCTTCAACCGTGAGAAGCTCGACAGTAATATACAGCTGTTTGAGAAGCTTGGGTGGTCGAGGGATGATATAGCGTCAGCAGTGAGGAAGGCGCCAAATATCCTGAACTTAGCTCCGGAAAGGGTTCACAAAAACTTGGATTTTCTAATGGGTGATGTTGGGTTGCAGATGCCAGACATTGTGCATCGGCCAGTGTTGCTATTGTATAGTGTGGAGCGTCGGTTGTTGCCGCGGTATTACttgatgaaatttctcaaggacAGGGGATTGATGACTTCTAGTTTAAGCTTCAGTACTATTGCATTGATGGGCAATGATAATCTTCTGGGTAAACTTGTGCTCCCTCACGAGATGAGTGTCCCAGGTCTTGCTGCTGCTTATGCTTCTAGCTGCGCTGGAAAACACCAGTGGGAGCTCCTTGGCGACATGACAAAGGAAAATAGAAAGAGCTAA
- the LOC136523175 gene encoding uncharacterized protein, with translation MGVQSSEGQVMFSSIALLQQRFRELERIREKREERLLHVLAPSPAATTSPREMPVKWFFHPELLYPCRPLRDTTAAVAVAAASLFPAVPTTVCECKSFQLHGDSNPIAVELWPSKTYNYKHVSGEVDVDTSLHL, from the coding sequence ATGGGGGTGCAGAGCAGCGAAGGCCAGGTGATGTTCTCCTCCATCGCCCTGCTGCAGCAGAGGTTCAGGGAGCTGGAGAGGATCAGGGAGAAGCGGGAGGAGAGGCTTCTCCACGTGCTCGCCCCCAGCCCTGCGGCCACCACCTCCCCGAGGGAGATGCCCGTGAAGTGGTTCTTCCACCCGGAGCTGCTCTACCCGTGCAGGCCGCTGCGTGACACCACTGCcgctgtcgccgtcgccgccgcctccttATTCCCGGCCGTGCCAACCACTGTCTGTGAATGCAAAAGCTTCCAGCTCCACGGCGATAGTAACCCCATCGCGGTGGAGCTGTGGCCCAGTAAGACCTACAACTACAAACATGTCTCTGGTGAAGTCGACGTCGACACCTCGCTGCACCTCTAG